From the genome of Aquila chrysaetos chrysaetos chromosome 8, bAquChr1.4, whole genome shotgun sequence:
AGCAGCCACTGATCTGACTAGCTGTATTCTGGAGCAATGAACTTGAGCAATGCCCCACCTTTCTGGCTGTGGGTAACACTACACAAACACTGTCAAAacttgagacttttttttttttaaacttagcaTGTAGGGCTTTGCTTCAACTTCTGCTGAAAGGCAGTGGTGCAACCAGGGGTGGAAACCAGGTTGTCCACCACCCACAATCCCGTCTGCTACACAACACCAATGCTATGCTGCTGTAACCAGCCATTAGGAGAACGACAATCCCATTGCAGCCGAACCCAGGCAGTATCAGTTCTCCACTAAACGCTTCCCATCCGCCACCCCTACATCCCAAAATTACAATGCAGACATGATTTTAGGAGAGACTGTAGGCTGGAGAGCAGAAGCTGTGGTATAATATTGAGGTCCATTGGAAAGACTGCTGGGAATGTGCAATAAAAAGAGCATTACCTCTTTTCCCGCTTTCTCGATCTCCACTGTCACTGTGCTGTGGTTCTTGTGCTCCTGGAACATGCAGAGGTAGCAGATGCACATCTGGTCCGTCTGACAGAACAGCTCCATGGTCTTCCCATGCACAGGGCATTTTCTTGCTTCAAAGTCCCTGATGGGGTCCAGGAGCTGGTGGTCCCGGAAAGCTGCTCCCTCCAGATGGGGCTTGAGGTGCAGCTCACAGAAGGAAGCCTGGCACACCAAGCAGGACTTCACGGCCTTTTGCTTGTTATCGATGCAGGAATCACACAGAACATCCTCGAGCTTCACCCTGGGCCGTGACCCAGCTGCTCTGTCAGGCTTGTTGAAGGTGGATCTTCTCAGGTCCCCTGTCTCCACGAGAGGGAGGGAACTTTTCTTCAGGTCCCCCATCTGCCCCCCAGAGAACAACgacttcctcccttccccttcacTAGGCAGGAAGCTTTTTTTGGAATCCAAGGAGAAGAGGGGCTTCCTGAGATCGCCCTTCTCTGCAAAGGAGAGGGGTGGTCTCCTCATGTCTCCTATCTGTCCACTGGTATATTGCATCTTCTTTGAATCTGCCGAATCCATGCTGAAGTAGGTTGATCTCTTCTCATCGGATGACTCCACAAACTGAATGATGGGCCTCTTCCAGTCACTCCCAGAGAAGAGGGAGCTCTTGATTTGCCCTGTCTCCAAAGAAGCACCACCAGTGCCCTTCATAGCTTCCTTTTCACCTCCACCAGGGTTTGTGGTCTTCTTcacttcttcttcttttttgggggCAGATGGACTCTTCATATCCTCTGGCTTCCCAGTGGTACCGTTTGTCCTTGCTGCGCTCCCCGTTTCCATTGTCTAAACAGGGCGAATTGGCTTCGCTGCTCAGTCTTTCCTCCAGTTCCTGTCTCTCAAGACTCTACAAAGCGGGTATGTCTGCACGGTCCGGTCGTTGTCTCGGCAAGGAATGACGGTGGAATGCGGGAGAGTTTCTGCCCAAGTGACGCACCTGGAGCTcctgcaaggaggaggagaatgcCTGGATTATGCTAGGTAGAcgcagggagaaagaaagaaacagacgTTACCAGGGATCAGAAGCTACAGCTGTGCAGTTAATTATACAAGGCAGTCCACACCCAGGAACATTCTTGTCTAACCAGGTTTGGGAGGAAGGGCTGTTTATATacatagaaatgttttttttttttaaaataattttcattaagatGTAGCAACCAGTTTGACCGcttgtttcaaaaataattttgctcatTGTTGCTAGGAGCGGAGGTTACCTCCTTGCAGAGATGGGCAGGGACGGAGAGACCATGAGGTGCTGAAGATGGGTTTGTTAACTGGGtcatacacatgcacaaaaataattatagttGTAATTAAAATGAACGCCTAGAATAAAGCATTCTTAAACTGGATTCCCTTGAGGGCTTACTGTATTCAGtaggacagggaggggaaacATATGGATAATACTGGGTTTAAAAGACCCTGttatctttattttgattttgatgtTGGG
Proteins encoded in this window:
- the TRIM29 gene encoding tripartite motif-containing protein 29 isoform X7, with protein sequence METGSAARTNGTTGKPEDMKSPSAPKKEEEVKKTTNPGGGEKEAMKGTGGASLETGQIKSSLFSGSDWKRPIIQFVESSDEKRSTYFSMDSADSKKMQYTSGQIGDMRRPPLSFAEKGDLRKPLFSLDSKKSFLPSEGEGRKSLFSGGQMGDLKKSSLPLVETGDLRRSTFNKPDRAAGSRPRVKLEDVLCDSCIDNKQKAVKSCLVCQASFCELHLKPHLEGAAFRDHQLLDPIRDFEARKCPVHGKTMELFCQTDQMCICYLCMFQEHKNHSTVTVEIEKAGKEAELSLQKEQLQLKIIEVEDEMDKWQKERDRIKNYTTNEKATVDQHFKELIRDLERQRDEVKAALDQREKIASENVKEIVDELEERAKLLREDKENREQIHQISDSVLFLQEFGALMRNYVPPPSLPTYSVLLEGESMSPSMGLLRDDLLNVCMRHVEKICKADLGRNFIERNHMENGDHRYMMNNYEWNQPDNLKRFSMFLSPKVGNGTKLPFQFSSVGQNPPGDFSKQSDGSLFTKTAYPSIVRHQSAKVTPQTWKSSKQSVLQSKRNSTSSDRTRLR
- the TRIM29 gene encoding tripartite motif-containing protein 29 isoform X16; the protein is METGSAARTNGTTGKPEDMKSPSAPKKEEEVKKTTNPGGGEKEAMKGTGGASLETGQIKSSLFSGSDWKRPIIQFVESSDEKRSTYFSMDSADSKKMQYTSGQIGDMRRPPLSFAEKGDLRKPLFSLDSKKSFLPSEGEGRKSLFSGGQMGDLKKSSLPLVETGDLRRSTFNKPDRAAGSRPRVKLEDVLCDSCIDNKQKAVKSCLVCQASFCELHLKPHLEGAAFRDHQLLDPIRDFEARKCPVHGKTMELFCQTDQMCICYLCMFQEHKNHSTVTVEIEKAGKEAELSLQKEQLQLKIIEVEDEMDKWQKERDRIKNYTTNEKATVDQHFKELIRDLERQRDEVKAALDQREKIASENVKEIVDELEERAKLLREDKENREQIHQISDSVLFLQEFGALMRNYVPPPSLPTYSVLLEGESMSPSMGLLRDDLLNVCMRHVEKICKADLGRNFIERNHMENGDHRYMMNNYEWNQPDNLKRFSMFLSPKGNGTKLPFQFSSVGQNPPGDFSKQSDGSLFTKTAKQEEFHLLRQDPTALM
- the TRIM29 gene encoding tripartite motif-containing protein 29 isoform X10, whose amino-acid sequence is METGSAARTNGTTGKPEDMKSPSAPKKEEEVKKTTNPGGGEKEAMKGTGGASLETGQIKSSLFSGSDWKRPIIQFVESSDEKRSTYFSMDSADSKKMQYTSGQIGDMRRPPLSFAEKGDLRKPLFSLDSKKSFLPSEGEGRKSLFSGGQMGDLKKSSLPLVETGDLRRSTFNKPDRAAGSRPRVKLEDVLCDSCIDNKQKAVKSCLVCQASFCELHLKPHLEGAAFRDHQLLDPIRDFEARKCPVHGKTMELFCQTDQMCICYLCMFQEHKNHSTVTVEIEKAGKEAELSLQKEQLQLKIIEVEDEMDKWQKERDRIKNYTTNEKATVDQHFKELIRDLERQRDEVKAALDQREKIASENVKEIVDELEERAKLLREDKENREQIHQISDSVLFLQEFGALMRNYVPPPSLPTYSVLLEGESMSPSMGLLRDDLLNVCMRHVEKICKADLGRNFIERNHMENGDHRYMMNNYEWNQPDNLKRFSMFLSPKASFNPRSWEFSSFQATEETLGNGTKLPFQFSSVGQNPPGDFSKQSDGSLFTKTAKQEEFHLLRQDPTALM
- the TRIM29 gene encoding tripartite motif-containing protein 29 isoform X15 gives rise to the protein METGSAARTNGTTGKPEDMKSPSAPKKEEEVKKTTNPGGGEKEAMKGTGGASLETGQIKSSLFSGSDWKRPIIQFVESSDEKRSTYFSMDSADSKKMQYTSGQIGDMRRPPLSFAEKGDLRKPLFSLDSKKSFLPSEGEGRKSLFSGGQMGDLKKSSLPLVETGDLRRSTFNKPDRAAGSRPRVKLEDVLCDSCIDNKQKAVKSCLVCQASFCELHLKPHLEGAAFRDHQLLDPIRDFEARKCPVHGKTMELFCQTDQMCICYLCMFQEHKNHSTVTVEIEKAGKEAELSLQKEQLQLKIIEVEDEMDKWQKERDRIKNYTTNEKATVDQHFKELIRDLERQRDEVKAALDQREKIASENVKEIVDELEERAKLLREDKENREQIHQISDSVLFLQEFGALMRNYVPPPSLPTYSVLLEGESMSPSMGLLRDDLLNVCMRHVEKICKADLGRNFIERNHMENGDHRYMMNNYEWNQPDNLKRFSMFLSPKVGNGTKLPFQFSSVGQNPPGDFSKQSDGSLFTKTAKQEEFHLLRQDPTALM
- the TRIM29 gene encoding tripartite motif-containing protein 29 isoform X11, whose protein sequence is METGSAARTNGTTGKPEDMKSPSAPKKEEEVKKTTNPGGGEKEAMKGTGGASLETGQIKSSLFSGSDWKRPIIQFVESSDEKRSTYFSMDSADSKKMQYTSGQIGDMRRPPLSFAEKGDLRKPLFSLDSKKSFLPSEGEGRKSLFSGGQMGDLKKSSLPLVETGDLRRSTFNKPDRAAGSRPRVKLEDVLCDSCIDNKQKAVKSCLVCQASFCELHLKPHLEGAAFRDHQLLDPIRDFEARKCPVHGKTMELFCQTDQMCICYLCMFQEHKNHSTVTVEIEKAGKEAELSLQKEQLQLKIIEVEDEMDKWQKERDRIKNYTTNEKATVDQHFKELIRDLERQRDEVKAALDQREKIASENVKEIVDELEERAKLLREDKENREQIHQISDSVLFLQEFGALMRNYVPPPSLPTYSVLLEGESMSPSMGLLRDDLLNVCMRHVEKICKADLGRNFIERNHMENGDHRYMMNNYEWNQPDNLKRFSMFLSPKASFNPRSWEFSSFQATEETLVGNGTKLPFQFSSVGQNPPGDFSKQSDGSLFTKTEKAWSSPTPGPYLLP
- the TRIM29 gene encoding tripartite motif-containing protein 29 isoform X13; its protein translation is METGSAARTNGTTGKPEDMKSPSAPKKEEEVKKTTNPGGGEKEAMKGTGGASLETGQIKSSLFSGSDWKRPIIQFVESSDEKRSTYFSMDSADSKKMQYTSGQIGDMRRPPLSFAEKGDLRKPLFSLDSKKSFLPSEGEGRKSLFSGGQMGDLKKSSLPLVETGDLRRSTFNKPDRAAGSRPRVKLEDVLCDSCIDNKQKAVKSCLVCQASFCELHLKPHLEGAAFRDHQLLDPIRDFEARKCPVHGKTMELFCQTDQMCICYLCMFQEHKNHSTVTVEIEKAGKEAELSLQKEQLQLKIIEVEDEMDKWQKERDRIKNYTTNEKATVDQHFKELIRDLERQRDEVKAALDQREKIASENVKEIVDELEERAKLLREDKENREQIHQISDSVLFLQEFGALMRNYVPPPSLPTYSVLLEGESMSPSMGLLRDDLLNVCMRHVEKICKADLGRNFIERNHMENGDHRYMMNNYEWNQPDNLKRFSMFLSPKASFNPRSWEFSSFQATEETLAYPSIVRHQSAKVTPQTWKSSKQSVLSHYRPFYVNKGNGATSNEAP
- the TRIM29 gene encoding tripartite motif-containing protein 29 isoform X17, yielding METGSAARTNGTTGKPEDMKSPSAPKKEEEVKKTTNPGGGEKEAMKGTGGASLETGQIKSSLFSGSDWKRPIIQFVESSDEKRSTYFSMDSADSKKMQYTSGQIGDMRRPPLSFAEKGDLRKPLFSLDSKKSFLPSEGEGRKSLFSGGQMGDLKKSSLPLVETGDLRRSTFNKPDRAAGSRPRVKLEDVLCDSCIDNKQKAVKSCLVCQASFCELHLKPHLEGAAFRDHQLLDPIRDFEARKCPVHGKTMELFCQTDQMCICYLCMFQEHKNHSTVTVEIEKAGKEAELSLQKEQLQLKIIEVEDEMDKWQKERDRIKNYTTNEKATVDQHFKELIRDLERQRDEVKAALDQREKIASENVKEIVDELEERAKLLREDKENREQIHQISDSVLFLQEFGALMRNYVPPPSLPTYSVLLEGESMSPSMGLLRDDLLNVCMRHVEKICKADLGRNFIERNHMENGDHRYMMNNYEWNQPDNLKRFSMFLSPKVGNGTKLPFQFSSVGQNPPGDFSKQSDGSLFTKTEKAWSSPTPGPYLLP
- the TRIM29 gene encoding tripartite motif-containing protein 29 isoform X14, translating into METGSAARTNGTTGKPEDMKSPSAPKKEEEVKKTTNPGGGEKEAMKGTGGASLETGQIKSSLFSGSDWKRPIIQFVESSDEKRSTYFSMDSADSKKMQYTSGQIGDMRRPPLSFAEKGDLRKPLFSLDSKKSFLPSEGEGRKSLFSGGQMGDLKKSSLPLVETGDLRRSTFNKPDRAAGSRPRVKLEDVLCDSCIDNKQKAVKSCLVCQASFCELHLKPHLEGAAFRDHQLLDPIRDFEARKCPVHGKTMELFCQTDQMCICYLCMFQEHKNHSTVTVEIEKAGKEAELSLQKEQLQLKIIEVEDEMDKWQKERDRIKNYTTNEKATVDQHFKELIRDLERQRDEVKAALDQREKIASENVKEIVDELEERAKLLREDKENREQIHQISDSVLFLQEFGALMRNYVPPPSLPTYSVLLEGESMSPSMGLLRDDLLNVCMRHVEKICKADLGRNFIERNHMENGDHRYMMNNYEWNQPDNLKRFSMFLSPKASFNPRSWEFSSFQATEETLAYPSIVRHQSAKVTPQTWKSSKQSVLQSKRNSTSSDRTRLR
- the TRIM29 gene encoding tripartite motif-containing protein 29 isoform X5; the encoded protein is METGSAARTNGTTGKPEDMKSPSAPKKEEEVKKTTNPGGGEKEAMKGTGGASLETGQIKSSLFSGSDWKRPIIQFVESSDEKRSTYFSMDSADSKKMQYTSGQIGDMRRPPLSFAEKGDLRKPLFSLDSKKSFLPSEGEGRKSLFSGGQMGDLKKSSLPLVETGDLRRSTFNKPDRAAGSRPRVKLEDVLCDSCIDNKQKAVKSCLVCQASFCELHLKPHLEGAAFRDHQLLDPIRDFEARKCPVHGKTMELFCQTDQMCICYLCMFQEHKNHSTVTVEIEKAGKEAELSLQKEQLQLKIIEVEDEMDKWQKERDRIKNYTTNEKATVDQHFKELIRDLERQRDEVKAALDQREKIASENVKEIVDELEERAKLLREDKENREQIHQISDSVLFLQEFGALMRNYVPPPSLPTYSVLLEGESMSPSMGLLRDDLLNVCMRHVEKICKADLGRNFIERNHMENGDHRYMMNNYEWNQPDNLKRFSMFLSPKVGNGTKLPFQFSSVGQNPPGDFSKQSDGSLFTKTAYPSIVRHQSAKVTPQTWKSSKQSVLSHYRPFYVNKGNGATSNEAP
- the TRIM29 gene encoding tripartite motif-containing protein 29 isoform X9 encodes the protein METGSAARTNGTTGKPEDMKSPSAPKKEEEVKKTTNPGGGEKEAMKGTGGASLETGQIKSSLFSGSDWKRPIIQFVESSDEKRSTYFSMDSADSKKMQYTSGQIGDMRRPPLSFAEKGDLRKPLFSLDSKKSFLPSEGEGRKSLFSGGQMGDLKKSSLPLVETGDLRRSTFNKPDRAAGSRPRVKLEDVLCDSCIDNKQKAVKSCLVCQASFCELHLKPHLEGAAFRDHQLLDPIRDFEARKCPVHGKTMELFCQTDQMCICYLCMFQEHKNHSTVTVEIEKAGKEAELSLQKEQLQLKIIEVEDEMDKWQKERDRIKNYTTNEKATVDQHFKELIRDLERQRDEVKAALDQREKIASENVKEIVDELEERAKLLREDKENREQIHQISDSVLFLQEFGALMRNYVPPPSLPTYSVLLEGESMSPSMGLLRDDLLNVCMRHVEKICKADLGRNFIERNHMENGDHRYMMNNYEWNQPDNLKRFSMFLSPKASFNPRSWEFSSFQATEETLVGNGTKLPFQFSSVGQNPPGDFSKQSDGSLFTKTAKQEEFHLLRQDPTALM
- the TRIM29 gene encoding tripartite motif-containing protein 29 isoform X12; translation: METGSAARTNGTTGKPEDMKSPSAPKKEEEVKKTTNPGGGEKEAMKGTGGASLETGQIKSSLFSGSDWKRPIIQFVESSDEKRSTYFSMDSADSKKMQYTSGQIGDMRRPPLSFAEKGDLRKPLFSLDSKKSFLPSEGEGRKSLFSGGQMGDLKKSSLPLVETGDLRRSTFNKPDRAAGSRPRVKLEDVLCDSCIDNKQKAVKSCLVCQASFCELHLKPHLEGAAFRDHQLLDPIRDFEARKCPVHGKTMELFCQTDQMCICYLCMFQEHKNHSTVTVEIEKAGKEAELSLQKEQLQLKIIEVEDEMDKWQKERDRIKNYTTNEKATVDQHFKELIRDLERQRDEVKAALDQREKIASENVKEIVDELEERAKLLREDKENREQIHQISDSVLFLQEFGALMRNYVPPPSLPTYSVLLEGESMSPSMGLLRDDLLNVCMRHVEKICKADLGRNFIERNHMENGDHRYMMNNYEWNQPDNLKRFSMFLSPKASFNPRSWEFSSFQATEETLGNGTKLPFQFSSVGQNPPGDFSKQSDGSLFTKTEKAWSSPTPGPYLLP
- the TRIM29 gene encoding tripartite motif-containing protein 29 isoform X6 — translated: METGSAARTNGTTGKPEDMKSPSAPKKEEEVKKTTNPGGGEKEAMKGTGGASLETGQIKSSLFSGSDWKRPIIQFVESSDEKRSTYFSMDSADSKKMQYTSGQIGDMRRPPLSFAEKGDLRKPLFSLDSKKSFLPSEGEGRKSLFSGGQMGDLKKSSLPLVETGDLRRSTFNKPDRAAGSRPRVKLEDVLCDSCIDNKQKAVKSCLVCQASFCELHLKPHLEGAAFRDHQLLDPIRDFEARKCPVHGKTMELFCQTDQMCICYLCMFQEHKNHSTVTVEIEKAGKEAELSLQKEQLQLKIIEVEDEMDKWQKERDRIKNYTTNEKATVDQHFKELIRDLERQRDEVKAALDQREKIASENVKEIVDELEERAKLLREDKENREQIHQISDSVLFLQEFGALMRNYVPPPSLPTYSVLLEGESMSPSMGLLRDDLLNVCMRHVEKICKADLGRNFIERNHMENGDHRYMMNNYEWNQPDNLKRFSMFLSPKGNGTKLPFQFSSVGQNPPGDFSKQSDGSLFTKTAYPSIVRHQSAKVTPQTWKSSKQSVLSHYRPFYVNKGNGATSNEAP
- the TRIM29 gene encoding tripartite motif-containing protein 29 isoform X8: METGSAARTNGTTGKPEDMKSPSAPKKEEEVKKTTNPGGGEKEAMKGTGGASLETGQIKSSLFSGSDWKRPIIQFVESSDEKRSTYFSMDSADSKKMQYTSGQIGDMRRPPLSFAEKGDLRKPLFSLDSKKSFLPSEGEGRKSLFSGGQMGDLKKSSLPLVETGDLRRSTFNKPDRAAGSRPRVKLEDVLCDSCIDNKQKAVKSCLVCQASFCELHLKPHLEGAAFRDHQLLDPIRDFEARKCPVHGKTMELFCQTDQMCICYLCMFQEHKNHSTVTVEIEKAGKEAELSLQKEQLQLKIIEVEDEMDKWQKERDRIKNYTTNEKATVDQHFKELIRDLERQRDEVKAALDQREKIASENVKEIVDELEERAKLLREDKENREQIHQISDSVLFLQEFGALMRNYVPPPSLPTYSVLLEGESMSPSMGLLRDDLLNVCMRHVEKICKADLGRNFIERNHMENGDHRYMMNNYEWNQPDNLKRFSMFLSPKGNGTKLPFQFSSVGQNPPGDFSKQSDGSLFTKTAYPSIVRHQSAKVTPQTWKSSKQSVLQSKRNSTSSDRTRLR